Proteins encoded in a region of the Haloglomus salinum genome:
- the tmk gene encoding dTMP kinase, translating into MLVTLEGIDGAGKSTVHEALRDHDALADAVFTREPTDSWYGGAVRRSLGDDGADPLAELFLYTADHADHLANVVRPALDEGRIVVSDRYVDSRYAYQGAVLEETDIARPMEYVRGIHEAFTRPPDATLYLDVDPRSGAERAGASDKFETAGHLAAVQANYERLIEAEPERFVRIDATRPPEDVIAAAEDAIDRLLADRED; encoded by the coding sequence ATGCTCGTCACGCTGGAGGGAATCGACGGCGCCGGGAAGTCGACGGTCCACGAGGCGCTCCGCGACCACGACGCCCTCGCTGACGCCGTCTTCACCCGGGAGCCGACGGATTCCTGGTACGGCGGGGCCGTCCGGCGCTCGCTCGGCGACGACGGCGCCGACCCGCTCGCCGAACTGTTCCTCTACACCGCCGACCACGCCGACCACCTCGCGAACGTCGTCCGGCCGGCGCTGGACGAGGGTCGCATCGTCGTCTCCGACCGCTACGTCGATTCACGCTACGCCTACCAGGGCGCCGTCCTGGAGGAGACCGACATCGCGCGGCCGATGGAGTACGTCCGGGGCATCCACGAGGCGTTCACCCGCCCGCCCGACGCGACGCTCTATCTCGACGTGGACCCCCGCAGCGGCGCCGAGCGCGCCGGCGCCTCGGACAAGTTCGAGACCGCCGGCCACCTCGCCGCCGTGCAGGCCAACTACGAGCGCCTCATCGAGGCCGAACCCGAGCGGTTCGTCCGCATCGACGCCACCCGCCCGCCCGAGGATGTCATCGCGGCCGCCGAGGACGCCATCGACCGGCTGCTCGCCGACCGCGAGGACTGA
- a CDS encoding DUF7533 family protein, which translates to MARSILGTAGLALTLAFAIPVAYVGVEFLLDGKTNQGLLFLALAALMVAIEEYLTTPMDVPGMVASKVLGSAVKAPDEGSADEDGNGEGTRPETGGDGDQDGATEDEPLIPDAEGEKGG; encoded by the coding sequence ATGGCACGGAGCATCCTCGGCACCGCCGGCCTCGCGCTCACGCTGGCCTTCGCCATCCCGGTCGCCTACGTCGGCGTCGAGTTCCTCCTCGACGGGAAGACCAACCAGGGCCTTCTCTTCCTCGCGCTCGCCGCCCTGATGGTCGCCATCGAGGAGTACCTCACCACGCCGATGGACGTCCCGGGGATGGTCGCCAGCAAGGTGCTCGGGAGCGCCGTGAAAGCCCCCGACGAGGGCAGCGCGGACGAGGACGGGAACGGGGAGGGCACTCGACCGGAAACCGGGGGCGACGGCGACCAGGACGGGGCGACCGAGGACGAACCCCTGATTCCCGACGCGGAAGGGGAGAAAGGCGGATAG
- a CDS encoding class I SAM-dependent methyltransferase gives MVEKRAVRRAYDELGASYGAQRDSGGLTALDAVLDAADPDRVLDAGCGPGRPVLRRLDAATTAVGLDISREQLRLAAEHVPDAPLLQGDMTRLPFADDAFDAVVAYWSLIHVPLGEHGAVLDEFARVLRPGGRTLVCEGREEWTGTNPDWLDANVEMSWEMAGVEATRGQLRTAGFTVEREWGAADSLDDDDESEPWVFIEARLNG, from the coding sequence ATGGTCGAGAAGCGAGCCGTTCGCCGGGCGTACGACGAACTGGGAGCCTCCTACGGGGCTCAGCGTGACTCGGGCGGGCTGACGGCCCTCGACGCGGTCCTCGACGCCGCCGACCCGGACCGGGTGCTCGACGCCGGGTGCGGGCCGGGACGGCCGGTGCTCCGGCGGCTCGACGCGGCGACGACGGCCGTCGGGCTGGACATCTCGCGCGAGCAGCTGCGCCTCGCCGCCGAACACGTCCCCGACGCGCCGCTGCTGCAGGGGGACATGACCCGGCTCCCGTTCGCCGACGACGCGTTCGACGCCGTCGTGGCGTACTGGTCGCTCATCCACGTTCCGCTCGGCGAGCACGGCGCCGTCCTCGACGAGTTCGCACGAGTGCTTCGCCCCGGCGGTCGCACCCTCGTCTGCGAGGGCCGCGAGGAGTGGACCGGGACCAACCCGGACTGGCTCGACGCGAACGTCGAGATGTCGTGGGAGATGGCCGGTGTCGAGGCGACCCGGGGACAGCTCCGAACGGCCGGGTTCACGGTCGAGCGGGAGTGGGGCGCTGCCGACAGCCTCGACGATGACGACGAGAGCGAGCCCTGGGTGTTCATCGAGGCCCGGCTAAACGGGTAG
- a CDS encoding UvrD-helicase domain-containing protein has protein sequence MSQPHVTRLFGGPGSGKTTALLDKVDEMLDEGVDIRDILVVSYTRAAAQEVRERLAERLDRSPKSLKGNVCTMHAKAYELLNLSRGDVVGEEHKEEFCEEYGIEFEDENDSGRRRSARSTTIGNKIIATSQWLQRTRRDVADWYDVPFQWDEEEVRLPPDIDEKAQTGNKYTPTWSSDDDRIDVPEAIRAWRSFKGEQGVVGFADMLERVQQRSKVPSVEHLVIDEFQDITTLQYSVYEEWRPHMESVLIAGDDDQVVYAWQGADPNLLLDEEVDDDNVLPNSYRLPSRILNVVNRQIQHIEKRQEKDLKPRKQGGSFEAVRNPSIVELSRNVRNTIEEDEEGTAMILFRARYQMFQFVDEFIKQGMPFVSLTDTRLWTDRLQGYVSAVEKLDEDEHITGLEARRLAEMLADSAFGTGGRDDMFDAIDDLQEQNGVDDLAEMQVAPAFIQEHAPFAPGPASAGDMLTRVSNFQERTVEAYFKGGYRGMDPNRVRVGTIHSAKGREADHVFVGTDLTEKVVEQMSASVEEDELPPGVTFDKRADPVPVLTDNERRVFYVGMSRARERLVIMENLISGAPTLPLDVLIENQPSDLSLGELVEQAQEPLAEPAEAE, from the coding sequence ATGAGTCAGCCCCACGTAACACGCCTCTTCGGTGGTCCCGGGAGCGGGAAGACCACCGCCCTGCTGGACAAGGTCGACGAGATGCTCGACGAGGGGGTCGACATCCGCGACATCCTCGTCGTCTCCTACACCCGGGCCGCCGCACAGGAGGTTCGTGAACGCCTCGCCGAACGGCTGGACCGCTCGCCCAAATCGCTGAAGGGGAACGTCTGCACGATGCACGCGAAGGCGTACGAACTGCTGAACCTCTCGCGTGGCGACGTGGTCGGCGAGGAGCACAAGGAGGAGTTCTGCGAGGAGTACGGCATCGAGTTCGAGGACGAGAACGACAGCGGTCGTCGCCGCTCGGCCCGGTCGACCACCATCGGCAACAAGATCATCGCCACCTCGCAGTGGCTCCAGCGGACCCGCCGGGACGTGGCCGACTGGTACGACGTCCCGTTCCAGTGGGACGAGGAGGAGGTCCGCCTCCCGCCGGACATCGACGAGAAGGCCCAGACCGGCAACAAGTACACGCCGACGTGGTCGAGCGACGACGACCGCATCGACGTGCCCGAGGCCATCCGGGCGTGGCGCTCGTTCAAGGGCGAGCAGGGGGTCGTCGGCTTCGCCGACATGCTCGAGCGGGTCCAGCAGCGCTCGAAGGTCCCGAGCGTCGAGCACCTCGTCATCGACGAGTTCCAGGACATCACCACGCTGCAGTACTCGGTGTACGAGGAGTGGCGCCCGCACATGGAGTCGGTGCTCATCGCCGGCGACGACGACCAGGTCGTCTACGCCTGGCAGGGCGCCGACCCGAACCTCCTGCTCGACGAGGAGGTCGACGACGACAACGTCCTCCCGAACTCCTACCGGCTCCCCTCGCGCATCCTCAACGTCGTCAATCGGCAGATACAGCACATCGAGAAGCGTCAGGAGAAGGACCTCAAACCACGCAAGCAGGGCGGTTCCTTCGAGGCCGTCCGGAACCCCTCCATCGTCGAACTCTCGCGGAACGTCCGCAACACCATCGAGGAGGACGAGGAGGGCACCGCGATGATACTGTTCCGGGCGCGCTACCAGATGTTCCAGTTCGTCGACGAGTTCATCAAGCAGGGGATGCCGTTCGTCTCGCTGACGGACACCCGCCTCTGGACCGACCGCCTGCAGGGATACGTCTCCGCCGTCGAGAAACTCGACGAGGACGAGCACATCACCGGACTCGAGGCGCGGCGGCTCGCGGAGATGCTCGCGGACTCGGCGTTCGGCACCGGCGGCCGCGACGACATGTTCGACGCCATCGACGACCTGCAGGAGCAGAACGGAGTCGACGACCTCGCCGAGATGCAGGTCGCGCCCGCGTTCATCCAGGAGCACGCGCCGTTCGCGCCTGGCCCGGCCAGCGCCGGCGACATGCTCACGCGTGTCTCCAACTTCCAGGAGCGCACCGTCGAGGCGTACTTCAAGGGCGGCTACCGCGGGATGGACCCGAACCGCGTCCGCGTCGGCACCATCCACTCCGCGAAGGGTCGCGAGGCCGACCACGTCTTCGTCGGGACGGACCTCACGGAGAAGGTGGTCGAGCAGATGTCCGCCTCCGTCGAGGAGGACGAACTCCCGCCGGGCGTCACCTTCGACAAGCGTGCGGACCCGGTGCCGGTCCTGACGGACAACGAGCGCCGCGTCTTCTACGTCGGGATGTCACGGGCCCGCGAGCGCCTGGTCATCATGGAGAACCTCATCAGCGGCGCGCCGACGCTCCCGCTGGACGTGCTCATCGAGAACCAGCCCTCGGACCTGTCGCTGGGTGAGCTGGTCGAGCAGGCCCAGGAACCGCTTGCAGAACCGGCTGAAGCGGAGTAA
- a CDS encoding HVO_0416 family zinc finger protein produces MATADESVFDDFLADRGHETESASWERDYNKKRCPECSGIHDLEASTCSVCGWTPT; encoded by the coding sequence ATGGCGACCGCCGACGAGAGCGTTTTCGACGACTTCCTGGCGGACCGTGGACACGAAACCGAGAGCGCCAGCTGGGAGCGCGACTATAACAAGAAGCGCTGCCCGGAGTGTTCCGGCATCCACGACCTCGAGGCGTCGACCTGTTCGGTGTGCGGCTGGACACCTACCTGA
- a CDS encoding M20 family metallopeptidase gives MTEPAGTPHDEVPDAPGEVRTLTRELVATPSHEDETAAGDHLESWLRAETDAAVTRDDHGNVLAARAPDSDPAAPSEPAADRPTLALVGHHDVVPPDESQVVDADDGGGETEYIVEEHDGRLYGRGSADMKGSLAALAVAFRDATLPEDGPRLVFASFVGEEVGGEGCRAAIEDGFAPDWAVVGEGSTGYSADGVTDVAVAHKGRRASTLVAHGQAAHASEVEAGDNAVYRAADAVDIVRDLDAPRAEVLGHDLAGSVAVTGIEGGEAWNVIPERGEVTIDERTVPDDRADIGRAAGEGVDWEVDQDLPPMACQDEAFANAVLVAARAAHGHTDDPIPAAVPEHVVKPHATDAGWLADRAGTDCVVCGAAEPGEAHTADESVSLAVLDRCYRTYRLVVESFEVE, from the coding sequence ATGACCGAACCCGCCGGTACCCCACACGACGAGGTGCCCGACGCCCCCGGGGAGGTGCGGACGCTGACCCGTGAACTGGTCGCCACGCCCAGCCACGAGGACGAGACGGCCGCCGGCGACCACCTCGAATCGTGGCTCCGGGCGGAGACCGACGCCGCCGTGACCCGCGACGACCACGGGAACGTTCTCGCTGCACGGGCGCCCGACAGCGACCCGGCGGCGCCCTCCGAGCCGGCCGCCGACCGACCGACGCTCGCGCTCGTCGGCCACCACGACGTGGTGCCGCCGGACGAGTCACAGGTAGTCGACGCCGATGACGGGGGCGGGGAGACCGAGTACATCGTCGAGGAGCACGACGGCCGCCTGTACGGTCGCGGCAGCGCGGACATGAAGGGGTCGCTCGCGGCGCTCGCGGTGGCGTTCCGGGACGCGACCCTTCCCGAGGACGGGCCACGGCTCGTCTTCGCCTCCTTCGTCGGCGAGGAGGTCGGCGGCGAGGGCTGCCGGGCAGCCATCGAGGACGGGTTCGCGCCCGACTGGGCGGTCGTCGGCGAGGGGTCGACGGGCTACTCCGCCGACGGCGTGACCGACGTGGCGGTCGCGCACAAGGGCCGCCGCGCGTCCACGCTCGTCGCGCACGGCCAGGCCGCCCACGCGAGCGAGGTCGAGGCGGGCGACAACGCGGTCTACCGCGCGGCCGACGCCGTCGACATCGTGCGCGACCTCGACGCGCCCCGGGCCGAGGTGCTGGGCCACGACCTCGCGGGGAGCGTCGCCGTCACGGGCATCGAGGGGGGCGAGGCGTGGAACGTCATCCCCGAACGCGGCGAGGTGACCATCGACGAACGGACCGTCCCGGACGACCGCGCCGACATCGGGCGGGCGGCCGGCGAGGGCGTCGACTGGGAGGTGGACCAGGACCTCCCGCCGATGGCCTGTCAGGACGAAGCGTTCGCCAACGCCGTGCTCGTGGCCGCCCGCGCCGCGCACGGCCACACCGACGACCCCATTCCCGCCGCGGTGCCCGAGCACGTCGTCAAGCCCCACGCCACGGACGCCGGCTGGCTGGCCGACCGCGCCGGCACGGACTGTGTCGTCTGCGGCGCGGCCGAACCCGGCGAGGCCCACACCGCCGACGAGTCCGTCTCGCTGGCCGTGCTGGACCGCTGTTACCGGACCTACCGGCTGGTCGTGGAGTCGTTCGAGGTCGAGTGA
- a CDS encoding carboxypeptidase M32, with protein sequence MATEQQPSDADADSESPHAGAPDAYHDLLDRYRQVTYLNDSGMLLSWDQQVMMPEGGTPARSKQQSALSSVGHEKLTADAVGDLLDEVEGADLTADQAAVVREIRREYEREAAVPQELVERISEETSNALPVWEQAREASDWEQFAPTVETLLELKREYAEHIDPDADPYAVLFADYEPYLDLEVADRVLTRLREELVPIIDAIAESDVTLAEDAFDDEYDPDVQEEVARGALDELGYPWEHGRLDRSTHPFSTGNQFDARVTTRFAPDDPVDALSSTIHEFGHATYTLGLREDEYGTPLGSHRGLSVHESQSRLWENHVGRSEHWWEHFLPTFQEHFPSAEDLTPRDAFEAANQVYDDNLIRVEADELTYHMHIVLRYEIEQDLVHGDLAVEDVPGVWNDKMDEYLGIRPDDDATGCLQDIHWSHGSFGYFPTYTLGSVMAAQLYAAAAEDIDDLEGKISRGEFDDLHDWLTENVHRHGAKYETNELVKQATGEEFTADYFLDYVREKYGKLYDLDL encoded by the coding sequence ATGGCGACCGAGCAACAGCCCTCCGATGCGGACGCCGACAGCGAGAGCCCCCACGCGGGCGCTCCCGACGCGTACCACGACCTGCTGGACCGCTACCGACAGGTGACCTACCTCAACGACAGCGGCATGCTCCTCTCCTGGGACCAGCAGGTGATGATGCCCGAGGGCGGCACGCCCGCCCGCTCGAAGCAGCAGTCCGCGCTCTCAAGCGTCGGGCACGAGAAGCTCACCGCCGACGCCGTCGGCGACCTGCTGGACGAGGTCGAGGGCGCCGACCTCACCGCGGACCAGGCCGCCGTCGTCCGCGAGATCCGCCGCGAGTACGAGCGCGAAGCCGCCGTCCCGCAGGAGCTGGTCGAGCGCATCTCCGAGGAGACCAGCAACGCGCTCCCCGTGTGGGAGCAGGCCCGCGAGGCGTCCGACTGGGAGCAGTTCGCCCCGACGGTCGAGACGCTGCTCGAACTCAAGCGCGAGTACGCCGAGCACATCGACCCCGACGCCGACCCGTACGCCGTGCTGTTCGCGGACTACGAGCCCTACCTCGACCTGGAGGTGGCCGACCGCGTCCTCACCCGCCTGCGCGAGGAACTGGTCCCCATCATCGACGCCATCGCCGAGTCCGACGTGACGCTGGCCGAGGACGCCTTCGACGACGAGTACGACCCCGACGTCCAGGAGGAGGTCGCGCGCGGCGCGCTGGACGAACTGGGCTACCCGTGGGAGCACGGCCGCCTCGACCGCTCGACGCACCCGTTCTCGACGGGCAACCAGTTCGACGCCCGCGTCACGACGCGGTTCGCGCCGGACGACCCCGTCGACGCCCTCTCCTCGACCATCCACGAGTTCGGCCACGCCACCTACACGCTGGGGCTGCGCGAGGACGAGTACGGCACGCCGCTGGGCTCCCATCGGGGCCTCTCGGTCCACGAATCACAGTCGCGGCTCTGGGAGAACCACGTCGGCCGCTCGGAGCACTGGTGGGAGCACTTCCTCCCGACCTTCCAGGAGCACTTCCCGTCGGCCGAGGACCTCACGCCGCGTGACGCCTTCGAGGCCGCCAACCAGGTGTACGACGACAACCTCATCCGCGTCGAGGCGGACGAGCTGACCTACCACATGCACATCGTCCTGCGCTACGAGATCGAGCAGGACCTCGTCCACGGCGACCTCGCCGTCGAAGACGTGCCCGGCGTGTGGAACGACAAGATGGACGAGTACCTCGGCATCCGCCCGGACGACGACGCGACGGGCTGTCTGCAGGACATCCACTGGTCGCACGGCTCCTTCGGCTACTTCCCGACGTACACGCTCGGTTCGGTCATGGCGGCCCAGCTGTACGCCGCCGCCGCGGAGGACATCGACGACCTCGAGGGGAAGATATCCCGCGGCGAGTTCGACGACCTCCACGACTGGCTCACCGAGAACGTCCACCGCCACGGCGCGAAGTACGAGACGAACGAACTGGTGAAGCAGGCGACCGGTGAGGAGTTCACCGCCGACTACTTCCTCGACTACGTCCGCGAGAAGTACGGGAAGCTGTACGACCTGGACCTGTAG
- a CDS encoding CPBP family intramembrane glutamic endopeptidase — protein MDVRNWISEHRFVSFVLVTYAFTWTFHAALFRLDMPQSWTFSTLVGIGAYGPVVGAAVVVWASGGDLRGWVMQAFRWRVSPVWWAVALLLPAGIIVGATGVFVLLGGDLVVTGLETLVAYPFLLLYVLVIGGGQEELGWRGFAQPHLQERYGAFTAALGVGLVWAGWHAPLFILPGATQGGFDAALYVGGILAESVILAWLYNNTGGSVLLAGLFHAGNNVAMNWYPVNNVLFVDGIRDEWVASTGQLAAFVVLALVVVGIVAVYGTRRLSHHAIPTPPLEEPRTPATARERPSD, from the coding sequence ATGGACGTTCGCAACTGGATCTCCGAACACCGATTCGTCAGCTTCGTCCTCGTGACGTACGCGTTCACGTGGACGTTCCACGCCGCGCTCTTCCGCCTCGATATGCCGCAGTCGTGGACGTTCTCGACGCTGGTCGGCATCGGCGCGTACGGCCCGGTCGTGGGCGCGGCGGTCGTCGTCTGGGCCAGCGGCGGTGACCTGCGGGGGTGGGTCATGCAGGCGTTCCGGTGGCGTGTCTCCCCGGTCTGGTGGGCCGTCGCACTGCTGCTCCCGGCGGGTATCATCGTCGGGGCGACGGGCGTCTTCGTCCTCCTCGGCGGCGACCTCGTCGTCACCGGCCTCGAGACGCTCGTCGCCTACCCGTTCCTGCTCCTGTACGTCCTCGTCATCGGTGGCGGACAGGAGGAACTGGGCTGGCGCGGGTTCGCCCAGCCACATCTGCAGGAACGCTACGGCGCGTTCACCGCTGCGCTCGGCGTCGGCCTCGTCTGGGCGGGGTGGCACGCACCGCTGTTCATCCTGCCGGGAGCCACCCAGGGCGGGTTCGACGCCGCGCTCTACGTCGGCGGCATCCTCGCAGAGTCGGTCATCCTCGCGTGGCTCTACAACAACACCGGTGGGAGTGTCCTCCTCGCGGGCCTGTTCCACGCCGGCAACAACGTCGCGATGAACTGGTACCCCGTCAACAACGTGCTGTTCGTCGACGGTATCCGTGACGAGTGGGTCGCGTCCACGGGGCAGCTGGCCGCGTTCGTGGTGCTGGCGCTCGTCGTCGTGGGTATCGTGGCCGTGTACGGCACTCGACGGCTCTCGCACCACGCCATCCCGACGCCGCCGCTCGAGGAGCCGAGGACGCCGGCGACCGCTCGCGAGCGGCCGTCCGACTGA
- a CDS encoding preprotein translocase subunit SecD has protein sequence MPAIAPGPAAVREHWRTLLLVSLLLTSTVAVFVPLGGSETDGPTNLQYGLELSGGTRVRAPLVGMTADADIADATAREVETTVASRLNVSRTDVQVRTEPGATDTVEVFADADNGNVTREAFAAALNAAGVEASTDDIRDGVTQETRQTAVTVLKSKVNGLGLSGGTVSTTTTPTGETFVFVEVPSANQSQVLTLIRSPGRVELVAHFPQQRQNESGNGTRTVYRDVSLLTQEDFSNRNFQARQAEGGRPPRVRVALKDEPARNFSNAMQTFGFTSAEGVDNCGYRPESGENPDTYPGYCLYTVRDDEVVYGASMSGGPDGLAPTIRSGDFVKDPTFVITANNYSEAQQLAVDLQAGALPTTLDIEGEGTTYYVEPTLAEEFKPLSLVTGFVAMGAVAVVVFLRYREPGVAAPMILTAGAEVFLLLGFASAVGLALDLSHIAGFIAVIGTGVDDLVIIADEILQSGEVNTSRVFESRFRKAFWVIGAAAATTIIAMSPLAVLSLGDLRGFAIVTIVGVLLGVLVTRPAYGDILRNLVLED, from the coding sequence ATGCCCGCTATCGCTCCGGGACCGGCGGCCGTCCGCGAACACTGGCGGACCCTGTTGCTCGTCTCCCTGTTGCTGACGAGTACGGTCGCGGTGTTCGTCCCGCTCGGCGGTTCGGAGACGGACGGCCCGACGAACCTCCAGTACGGCCTCGAACTCTCCGGCGGCACCCGCGTCCGGGCGCCGCTGGTCGGCATGACCGCCGATGCCGATATCGCCGATGCAACCGCCCGCGAGGTCGAGACGACCGTCGCGAGTCGGCTGAACGTCTCCCGGACGGACGTACAGGTGCGGACGGAACCGGGGGCCACGGACACCGTTGAGGTGTTCGCCGACGCCGACAACGGCAACGTGACCCGGGAGGCGTTCGCGGCCGCGCTGAACGCGGCCGGTGTCGAGGCTTCCACCGACGACATCCGCGACGGCGTCACCCAGGAGACCCGACAGACCGCCGTGACGGTGCTGAAGAGCAAGGTCAACGGGCTCGGGCTCTCCGGTGGGACCGTCTCGACGACGACCACGCCGACCGGCGAGACGTTCGTCTTCGTGGAAGTCCCCAGCGCGAACCAGTCGCAGGTCCTGACCCTCATCAGGTCGCCCGGCCGCGTCGAACTGGTCGCGCACTTCCCCCAGCAGCGCCAGAACGAGAGCGGCAACGGCACCCGGACCGTCTACCGCGACGTCTCCCTGCTGACACAGGAGGACTTCTCCAACCGGAACTTCCAGGCCAGACAGGCGGAGGGTGGCCGTCCGCCGCGTGTTCGGGTCGCGCTGAAGGACGAGCCCGCCCGGAACTTCTCGAACGCGATGCAGACCTTCGGCTTCACGAGTGCCGAGGGTGTCGACAACTGTGGCTACCGGCCCGAGTCCGGCGAGAACCCGGACACGTACCCGGGCTACTGTCTCTACACCGTTCGTGACGACGAGGTCGTCTACGGCGCCTCGATGAGCGGCGGGCCGGACGGGCTGGCCCCCACGATCCGGAGCGGCGACTTCGTGAAGGACCCCACCTTCGTCATCACGGCCAACAACTACAGCGAGGCCCAGCAGCTCGCCGTCGACCTGCAGGCCGGCGCCCTGCCGACGACGCTGGATATCGAGGGCGAGGGGACGACCTACTACGTGGAACCGACGCTGGCAGAGGAGTTCAAACCCCTCTCGCTGGTCACCGGGTTCGTCGCGATGGGGGCCGTCGCCGTCGTGGTGTTCCTGCGCTACCGCGAGCCGGGAGTGGCGGCGCCGATGATACTCACCGCAGGCGCGGAGGTGTTCCTGTTGCTCGGGTTCGCCTCCGCGGTCGGCCTGGCGCTGGACCTGTCTCACATCGCCGGGTTCATCGCCGTCATCGGCACCGGGGTGGACGACCTCGTCATCATCGCCGACGAGATCCTCCAGAGTGGTGAAGTCAACACCTCCCGCGTCTTCGAGTCGCGCTTCCGCAAGGCCTTCTGGGTCATCGGCGCGGCCGCCGCGACCACCATCATCGCCATGTCGCCGCTCGCGGTCCTCTCGCTGGGCGACCTGCGGGGCTTCGCCATCGTCACCATCGTCGGCGTGCTGCTCGGTGTGCTCGTGACCCGGCCCGCCTACGGTGACATCCTCCGCAACCTCGTCCTGGAGGACTGA
- a CDS encoding ArsR/SmtB family transcription factor — MLVLLLAVNPTALLLAPEHSGVAAAATPGQQVAGDPCAGQCYLSGGVSAASIFPLGSDRRVPERSNPEVVDLTDDRAGALFDVLSSETARTVLQRLVEEPLTASELADDADTSLQNVHYHLENLREVDAIAEIGVEYSARGREMSVYTATHQPRVLIYDSAADTGPESD, encoded by the coding sequence GTGCTCGTACTCCTCCTGGCGGTGAACCCGACAGCGCTCCTGCTCGCGCCCGAGCACTCGGGCGTGGCAGCGGCCGCGACGCCCGGCCAACAGGTCGCTGGCGACCCGTGTGCCGGGCAGTGCTATCTCTCCGGGGGGGTCTCCGCCGCTTCGATATTCCCCCTCGGAAGTGACCGGCGGGTGCCGGAACGGTCGAATCCGGAGGTGGTCGACCTGACGGACGACCGCGCTGGCGCCCTGTTCGACGTGCTCTCCTCGGAGACCGCGCGGACCGTCCTCCAGCGACTCGTCGAGGAGCCGCTGACGGCGTCTGAACTCGCTGACGACGCCGATACCTCCCTCCAGAACGTTCACTACCATCTGGAGAACCTGCGCGAGGTGGACGCGATCGCGGAGATCGGCGTCGAGTACTCCGCACGGGGCCGGGAGATGTCGGTCTACACGGCGACCCACCAGCCCCGCGTGCTCATCTACGATAGCGCGGCGGATACCGGACCGGAATCAGACTAA
- a CDS encoding PPOX class F420-dependent oxidoreductase, with the protein MPSVPEAYHDLFEKPTIAHLSTLLPDGSPHSAPVWVDYDADADRVLVNTERERRKEKNVRQDPRVAVSMTDPDDPYRMLALRGEVDEPRTEGAREHIDELARRYTGDDYQVPIETERVVLEIAVEHVSRMGE; encoded by the coding sequence ATGCCATCCGTTCCCGAGGCGTATCACGACCTGTTCGAGAAGCCGACCATCGCGCACCTCTCGACGCTCCTGCCGGACGGCTCGCCACACAGCGCGCCGGTGTGGGTCGACTACGACGCCGATGCCGACCGGGTGCTGGTCAACACCGAGCGCGAGCGCCGGAAGGAGAAGAACGTCCGCCAGGACCCGCGCGTGGCGGTCAGCATGACCGACCCCGACGACCCCTACCGGATGCTCGCGCTCCGGGGCGAGGTCGACGAGCCGAGAACCGAGGGCGCTCGCGAACACATCGACGAACTCGCGCGACGGTACACCGGCGACGACTACCAGGTGCCTATCGAGACCGAGCGGGTCGTGCTGGAGATCGCCGTCGAGCACGTCTCCCGGATGGGAGAGTAG